One Palaemon carinicauda isolate YSFRI2023 chromosome 4, ASM3689809v2, whole genome shotgun sequence DNA segment encodes these proteins:
- the LOC137639430 gene encoding basic salivary proline-rich protein 4-like, with amino-acid sequence MPPLYHTCDVGTIKGLSASPSPGEQEPQLSPVPWGTKASALPSPLGNKSFSSSPSPGEQKPQLFPVPWGTKASALPRPLGNRSLSSPPSPGEQKPQLSPVPWETKASALPRPLGNKSLSASPSPGEQEPQLSPVPWGTKASALPSPLGNKSFSSSPSPGEQKPQLFPVPWGTKASALPRPLGNESLSSSPSPEEQKPQLFPVPWGTQAPALPLLKFLATPLSRKLSHLASFQRERKLQTWKIF; translated from the exons ATGCCGCCACTTTACCACACCTGTGACGTCGGTACCATCAAAGG CCTCAGCGCTTCCCCGTCCCCTGGGGAACAGGAGCCTCAGCTCTCCCCCGTCCCCTGGGGAACAAAAGCCTCAGCTCTCCCCAGTCCCCTGGGAAACAAAAGCTTCAGCTCTTCCCCGTCCCCTGGGGAACAAAAGCCTCAGCTCTTCCCCGTCCCCTGGGGAACAAAAGCCTCAGCGCTTCCCCGTCCCCTGGGGAACAGGAGCCTCAGCTCTCCCCCGTCCCCTGGGGAACAAAAGCCTCAGCTCTCCCCAGTCCCCTGGGAAACAAAAGCTTCAGCTCTTCCCCGTCCCCTGGGGAACAAAAGCCTCAGCGCTTCCCCGTCCCCTGGGGAACAGGAGCCTCAGCTCTCCCCCGTCCCCTGGGGAACAAAAGCCTCAGCTCTCCCCAGTCCCCTGGGAAACAAAAGCTTCAGCTCTTCCCCGTCCCCTGGGGAACAAAAGCCTCAGCTCTTCCCCGTCCCCTGGGGAACAAAAGCCTCAGCTCTTCCCCGTCCCCTGGGGAACGAAAGCCTCAGCTCTTCCCCGTCCCCTGAGGAACAAAAGCCTCAGCTCTTCCCCGTCCCCTGGGGAACACAAGCCCCAGCTCTTCCTCTATTGAAGTTCCTCGCCACTCCCTTGTCGCGAAAATTGTCGCATCTCGCCTCCTTTCAAAGGGAAAGGAAATTGCAAACATGGAAAATATTCTAA